The following proteins come from a genomic window of Candidatus Obscuribacterales bacterium:
- a CDS encoding fatty acid desaturase: MSEAVKPLTVPKEFLGPPRDVNPTLIMFLVAVATAALSTLGYFRWGLPGWICFLANTLALHLVGTVIHDASHNVAHENRIMNSALGHGSALMLGFSFPVFTRVHMQHHANVNDPENDPDHFVSTGGPLWLIAARFFYHEIFFFKRRLWRKFELLEWFLGRLAVASVVYLAVQYDFLGYLFNYWFSPALVVGLALGLFFDYLPHRPFKERDRWKNARVYPSPVLNLLIMGQNYHLIHHLWPSIPWYKYQPAYRATRPLLDAKGCEQSLGLLNGKNFWSFLYDIFLGIRFHHKPAAAATLEISTEELLGVESEVVESGAEPAMAGLEAEAGRSDSR, encoded by the coding sequence ATGTCGGAGGCCGTTAAGCCGCTGACAGTACCGAAAGAGTTTTTGGGGCCACCCCGTGATGTGAACCCTACTCTGATTATGTTTTTGGTTGCGGTTGCCACCGCTGCCCTGTCAACCCTAGGCTATTTCCGCTGGGGGTTGCCCGGCTGGATCTGCTTCCTGGCCAATACCCTAGCGTTGCATTTGGTGGGTACCGTCATCCATGATGCGTCCCACAATGTGGCCCATGAAAATCGCATTATGAACTCAGCCTTGGGTCACGGCAGCGCGCTGATGCTGGGGTTTTCGTTCCCCGTCTTCACCCGCGTCCACATGCAGCACCATGCCAATGTGAATGATCCGGAAAATGATCCTGATCATTTTGTGTCCACGGGCGGGCCGCTGTGGTTAATTGCCGCCAGGTTTTTCTACCACGAGATTTTCTTTTTTAAGCGTCGCCTGTGGCGAAAGTTTGAGCTACTGGAATGGTTTTTAGGACGCCTAGCCGTTGCTAGTGTGGTCTACCTGGCGGTTCAGTATGACTTTCTGGGGTATTTGTTTAACTATTGGTTTTCGCCGGCGCTGGTGGTGGGCTTAGCGTTGGGGTTGTTTTTTGATTATTTGCCCCATCGTCCGTTCAAAGAACGCGATCGCTGGAAGAATGCTCGGGTGTATCCTAGCCCGGTTTTGAACCTGTTGATTATGGGGCAAAACTATCATCTGATTCACCATCTTTGGCCATCCATTCCTTGGTACAAATACCAACCTGCCTACCGGGCTACACGACCGCTGCTGGACGCGAAAGGCTGTGAGCAGTCCCTAGGTTTATTGAACGGCAAAAACTTTTGGAGCTTTTTGTACGACATTTTCCTAGGCATTCGGTTTCACCACAAGCCTGCTGCTGCCGCTACCCTAGAGATCTCAACGGAAGAGCTGCTTGGGGTTGAGTCTGAGGTGGTTGAGTCAGGGGCTGAGCCGGCTATGGCGGGCTTAGAGGCTGAGGCTGGCCGCTCGGACAGCCGCTAA